One Edaphobacter flagellatus genomic region harbors:
- a CDS encoding TonB-dependent receptor: MSMSFSRLFSPKCLAAVVFMLLLAVQGWSQTISTAQLSGTVHDPSGAVVPGASVTIADASKGFSRSATSDGEGNYQFLLLPPGTYVVTVTATGFAKLTSSNVVLTVGEQAQLALTLSISGSETVNVTSGAELIETQRSSQATTVDQQRITNLPINGRNYINFTLTNSQIARDAAPAVGAIPTSGLNFGGVRARSNSINVDGADAGDYISGGSRTTVSQDAVQEFQIITNGFSAQYGRAAGGVVNIVTKSGTNDMHASAYGFLRNRYIQATNPFSTVDQPAYTRVQAGFTIGGPIVKDKTYYFFSTEITRRQESGFSTIGSGNFGLTNIDVSKFYGAPPGALTIQGTAAQAAFLSAVPAATPGIQQYVALVGSSSSLALTGKNPAFLQPTIGTSRFITSGQATPGSYVPLNSLVGNFPITEKTEVYSLRLDHKLTDRQQVFLRASASPSFVTGIQENAANQNLGENSFSRTASQRLHDFAILGQHTYLMGSNKVNELRFQYARHPVLFAPATTAGGSGVAVNIPGFAYFGKTPFSVVDRIENQTQLADNFTYTRWSHTFKVGADLRYIPINLKQGQLYGGGNYTFGALNATDVSPQLAGLPGFSPIQAYGLGIPQSLAQGIGITKYKYDLKVLGAFLEDTWRVTHRLTVNAGVRYDIEAFPTQSALNANTYAAERAYSIREGIRLQYLNFAPRVGLALDVRGDNKTVVRANYGMFYDRAPGNLQAQSSVYNSATVPLVILAGGSPCTAASTVSPLNLNATNAFQGSLTNANCLPVAGLNYLPNQQRFDPNNVNSIFVNQNYLSSGFPLAILPSGLPADVHFVTPYAEQISFGLEQDLGHDMTLNLAYNWTGGRHLNRPVNVNPVNPALLVANWRAAVAAVKAGTASVLPGTPVTAVAGPTSNPLTVATASGTIPCGLGPGGPYVAPPLLNFFRRSGLNASLAPFLVSQGAGQCVALASQIAAADGLGVGIPVPFGDMTPNLTTGTSNYNGLSANLKKRFSAGFEFLLSYTWSHAIDDSTDLVSNSDAPQSNFNPNAERSSSTFDQRHRLVFSGVYNTRKVGAGGFATAVFSNVTVAPILEVSSGRPFNILTGSDTNFDFDPLTDRPNAVAPTSGTTSCGTAPVLSKYSPTGAFNLPCYIDVPAGSPISAYGGNLGRNVGVKPYVAFTDLRIAKGISFSHEVSLQLMMDVFNLINKNNTLDVNLLYTAAGQRTASSDPRQFQFGARLSF, from the coding sequence ATGTCGATGTCGTTTTCGCGGCTCTTCTCCCCGAAGTGCCTGGCCGCTGTTGTTTTCATGCTCCTGCTTGCGGTGCAGGGGTGGTCGCAGACTATCTCGACCGCGCAACTGAGCGGAACAGTGCATGATCCGTCCGGCGCAGTGGTTCCCGGCGCCAGTGTCACCATTGCGGATGCCTCGAAGGGCTTCAGCCGCAGTGCGACGAGTGATGGGGAGGGCAACTATCAGTTCCTGCTGCTGCCGCCAGGCACGTATGTCGTGACGGTAACGGCGACGGGCTTTGCCAAGCTGACGTCGAGCAATGTGGTGCTGACGGTGGGTGAGCAGGCGCAGCTGGCTTTGACGCTTTCGATCAGTGGCAGCGAGACCGTCAATGTGACTTCTGGCGCGGAGCTGATTGAGACGCAGCGCAGCTCGCAGGCGACGACGGTCGATCAGCAGAGGATTACGAACCTGCCGATCAACGGGCGCAATTACATCAACTTCACGCTGACCAACTCGCAGATCGCGCGTGATGCAGCTCCGGCGGTGGGTGCGATCCCGACGAGCGGGCTGAACTTCGGCGGCGTGCGCGCGCGTTCGAACTCGATCAACGTCGATGGCGCGGATGCGGGCGATTACATCTCGGGCGGCTCGAGGACGACGGTCTCGCAGGACGCGGTGCAGGAGTTCCAGATCATCACCAATGGCTTTTCTGCGCAATATGGGCGTGCTGCGGGCGGCGTGGTGAATATCGTAACCAAATCGGGCACAAACGATATGCATGCCAGCGCGTACGGCTTCCTGCGCAATCGCTACATTCAGGCAACGAACCCATTTTCGACGGTCGATCAACCTGCGTATACGCGCGTGCAGGCAGGGTTCACGATTGGCGGGCCGATTGTGAAGGACAAGACGTACTACTTCTTTTCAACCGAGATCACGCGGCGGCAGGAGTCGGGTTTTTCGACGATCGGCAGCGGCAACTTCGGGCTGACGAACATCGATGTCAGCAAGTTTTACGGCGCGCCTCCCGGAGCGCTGACGATTCAGGGAACGGCGGCGCAGGCAGCGTTTCTGAGCGCGGTCCCTGCCGCTACGCCGGGAATACAGCAGTATGTGGCGCTGGTTGGCTCTAGCTCGTCGCTGGCTCTGACGGGAAAGAATCCCGCGTTTTTGCAGCCGACGATCGGCACCAGCCGGTTTATTACGTCGGGACAGGCGACGCCGGGTTCGTATGTGCCGTTGAATTCGCTGGTGGGTAATTTCCCGATCACGGAGAAGACGGAGGTGTATTCGCTGCGGCTCGATCACAAGCTGACGGACAGGCAGCAGGTGTTTCTGCGCGCCAGCGCGAGCCCGAGTTTTGTGACAGGCATTCAGGAGAACGCCGCGAATCAGAATCTGGGCGAGAACTCATTCTCGCGTACGGCGTCGCAGCGGTTGCACGATTTCGCGATTCTCGGCCAGCACACGTACCTGATGGGTTCGAACAAGGTGAATGAGCTGCGGTTTCAGTACGCGCGTCATCCCGTGCTGTTTGCTCCGGCGACGACGGCGGGAGGTTCGGGTGTTGCGGTCAACATTCCCGGCTTTGCCTACTTTGGCAAGACGCCGTTCTCGGTGGTGGATCGCATTGAGAACCAGACGCAGCTTGCGGACAATTTCACGTACACGCGCTGGAGCCACACGTTCAAGGTCGGGGCCGACCTGCGCTACATTCCGATCAATCTGAAGCAGGGGCAGCTGTATGGCGGCGGCAACTATACGTTTGGCGCGTTGAATGCGACGGATGTCTCGCCACAGCTGGCGGGGCTGCCGGGCTTCTCGCCGATTCAAGCGTATGGGCTTGGCATTCCTCAGTCACTGGCGCAGGGCATCGGCATTACGAAGTACAAGTACGACCTGAAGGTGCTGGGCGCGTTTCTGGAAGATACGTGGCGCGTGACGCACAGGCTGACGGTGAACGCTGGAGTGCGCTACGACATTGAGGCGTTTCCGACGCAGAGCGCGCTGAATGCGAATACCTATGCGGCCGAGCGCGCGTATAGCATTCGCGAAGGAATCCGGCTGCAATATCTGAACTTCGCTCCACGTGTTGGCCTTGCGCTCGATGTGCGCGGCGACAACAAGACGGTGGTGCGTGCGAACTACGGCATGTTCTACGACAGAGCGCCGGGCAATTTACAGGCGCAGTCGAGCGTGTACAACTCGGCGACGGTGCCGCTGGTGATTCTTGCGGGAGGTTCGCCGTGCACGGCGGCGAGCACGGTGAGTCCGCTGAACCTGAATGCGACGAATGCATTTCAGGGCTCGCTGACGAACGCGAACTGCCTGCCGGTGGCGGGGTTGAATTATCTGCCGAACCAGCAGCGGTTTGATCCGAACAATGTGAATTCGATCTTCGTGAACCAGAACTACCTGTCGAGCGGGTTCCCGCTGGCGATTCTGCCTTCGGGGCTGCCGGCGGATGTGCATTTCGTGACGCCGTATGCGGAGCAGATCTCGTTTGGCCTGGAGCAGGATCTCGGCCACGACATGACATTGAATCTTGCATACAACTGGACTGGTGGACGGCATCTGAACCGTCCGGTCAATGTGAACCCGGTGAATCCGGCGCTGCTGGTGGCAAACTGGCGTGCGGCGGTAGCGGCGGTGAAGGCGGGCACGGCGTCGGTGCTGCCGGGGACTCCAGTGACGGCGGTTGCGGGGCCGACCTCGAATCCGCTGACGGTGGCGACGGCGAGCGGGACGATTCCGTGCGGCCTTGGGCCGGGCGGGCCGTATGTGGCTCCGCCGCTGCTGAACTTCTTCCGGCGCTCGGGCCTGAATGCTTCGCTGGCTCCGTTCCTGGTGAGTCAGGGTGCGGGACAGTGCGTCGCGCTGGCGAGTCAGATTGCTGCGGCGGATGGGCTGGGTGTCGGCATTCCGGTTCCGTTCGGTGATATGACGCCGAACCTGACGACCGGCACTTCGAACTACAACGGGTTGAGTGCGAACTTGAAGAAGCGCTTCTCGGCCGGGTTCGAGTTTCTGCTGAGCTATACGTGGTCGCACGCGATCGACGATTCGACAGATCTGGTTTCGAATTCGGATGCGCCGCAGAGCAACTTCAACCCGAATGCGGAGCGGTCGAGCTCGACCTTCGACCAGCGGCACCGGCTGGTGTTTTCGGGCGTGTACAACACGCGCAAGGTGGGTGCGGGCGGCTTTGCGACGGCGGTGTTTTCGAACGTGACGGTCGCGCCGATTCTTGAGGTGTCGTCGGGCAGGCCGTTCAATATTCTGACGGGAAGCGATACGAACTTCGACTTCGATCCGCTAACGGACAGGCCGAATGCGGTTGCGCCAACGAGCGGGACGACGAGTTGCGGCACGGCGCCGGTGCTGTCGAAGTATTCGCCGACGGGAGCTTTCAATCTGCCATGCTATATCGATGTGCCGGCGGGATCGCCGATCTCGGCTTACGGCGGAAATCTGGGGCGCAATGTTGGGGTGAAGCCTTATGTTGCGTTTACCGATCTACGGATCGCGAAGGGGATCAGCTTCAGCCACGAGGTTTCGCTGCAGCTGATGATGGACGTCTTCAACCTGATCAACAAGAACAACACGCTGGATGTGAACCTGCTTTATACGGCGGCGGGCCAGCGGACGGCGTCTAGCGATCCGCGGCAGTTCCAGTTTGGGGCGCGGTTGTCGTTCTAG
- a CDS encoding TonB-dependent receptor gives MRGIFRKFAAPLSVAALAVLSTAAVLAQQAASVSGTVADTVGTAIPHSIVVIKNESTNAVTKVSGDNVGHFASPSLPAGTYTIEASAPNFALTTKKGVVVSADHPAELTMVLNIGSVTDQITVEASSSNSIAAQYAPMDGLLEARSARTEVNSAFIQNFSSPFSDYTEVMQMTPGLFSINSNGVGLGDAKMYFRGFSDGLYDITFDGIPWNDTNTPSHHSWAFFPSQWLGSVDFDRSPGTASTLGPTPFGGSINLLSKEMTPARNLRLGMSYGSFNTILGDGQFDSGNFGGKKKSNNLLVDVHHMTSDGFQTLNRQTRNAGSLKYQYKFSDTKVLTGFAGVIRLNANTPNIKGPTRAQIAQFGYNYLLQNTDPTQQNYQAYNTYWVPTDFEYVGYKQQLGKGWALDTKPYTYSYYNAQYYATQPTDKNKNPIPINPTNCAPVKGIRTCAVDKLNSYRKYGEITSLSQVSKYGIFRAGMWYEWAATDRFQIPSDPITHTDDVLPNFHEKFWTNSYQPFAEYEWHATNRLNVTAGFKWAHYNQSLKQYADNGNTVGSLNGAAFVTNSGSYNSYLPSVDANYRIKPNWSVYGQYSTGSVIPPSSVFDVTGSVVTKLPKPTGANSYQGGTVLKLSRATLNADYFYINFENVYTSSADPNNPSATSYLQGGNSAAKGFEGEANVYLYKGLSLYANGTVGSSKYVSQTINGVANPNYDKWVASTPGDTESLGLTYQQKYLDLGIFNKRIGSMWNDGGKKTSVINQYVPIDAFNMTNLFVNFTVRKGSFFDQSKLRFSVNNLFDTRQITSLTPVSTTLPYTPNSGDQLGLLAGRSVTVSFVIGLSPHHE, from the coding sequence ATGAGAGGAATTTTCAGGAAGTTTGCTGCACCGTTGAGCGTTGCTGCGCTCGCAGTGCTTTCTACCGCCGCAGTGCTGGCCCAGCAGGCCGCCAGCGTGTCGGGTACCGTTGCCGATACGGTGGGCACGGCCATTCCGCACTCAATCGTTGTGATCAAGAACGAGAGCACGAATGCAGTTACGAAGGTGTCCGGCGATAACGTAGGCCACTTCGCTTCGCCGTCCCTGCCCGCGGGTACTTACACCATTGAGGCTTCCGCGCCGAACTTTGCTTTGACGACGAAGAAGGGTGTTGTCGTGTCAGCGGATCATCCTGCAGAGCTGACGATGGTGTTGAACATTGGATCGGTGACGGACCAGATTACGGTCGAGGCTTCAAGCTCGAATTCGATCGCGGCGCAGTATGCTCCGATGGACGGCCTGCTGGAAGCACGCAGCGCGCGTACTGAGGTGAACTCGGCGTTCATCCAGAATTTCTCGTCGCCGTTTTCAGACTACACCGAGGTGATGCAGATGACGCCCGGGCTATTCAGCATCAACTCGAACGGTGTTGGTCTGGGCGATGCGAAGATGTACTTCCGCGGCTTCTCCGACGGTCTGTATGACATCACCTTCGACGGCATTCCATGGAACGACACGAACACGCCATCGCATCACTCGTGGGCGTTCTTCCCCTCGCAGTGGCTGGGCAGTGTGGACTTCGACCGCAGCCCCGGCACGGCTTCAACGCTTGGACCAACGCCATTTGGTGGTTCGATCAATTTGCTCTCGAAGGAGATGACTCCGGCGCGCAACCTGCGTCTGGGTATGAGCTACGGTTCGTTCAATACGATCCTTGGCGACGGACAGTTCGATTCGGGTAATTTCGGCGGCAAGAAGAAGAGCAACAACCTGCTGGTCGATGTGCACCACATGACCTCGGATGGCTTCCAGACATTGAACCGCCAGACGCGCAATGCTGGTTCGCTGAAATACCAGTACAAGTTTTCGGACACGAAGGTGTTGACCGGGTTTGCGGGTGTGATTCGGCTGAATGCGAATACGCCAAACATCAAGGGGCCGACACGCGCGCAGATCGCGCAATTTGGCTACAACTACCTGCTGCAGAATACCGATCCCACGCAGCAGAACTATCAGGCATACAACACCTACTGGGTGCCGACGGACTTTGAGTATGTCGGCTACAAGCAGCAGCTGGGCAAAGGATGGGCGCTCGACACCAAGCCTTACACCTATAGCTACTACAACGCGCAGTACTACGCGACGCAGCCCACAGACAAGAACAAGAATCCCATCCCGATCAACCCAACGAACTGCGCTCCGGTCAAGGGCATCCGTACCTGCGCGGTCGATAAGCTGAACAGCTATCGCAAATATGGCGAAATTACCTCGCTGAGCCAGGTGTCGAAGTACGGCATCTTCCGCGCCGGTATGTGGTACGAGTGGGCGGCGACGGATCGTTTCCAGATCCCGTCTGACCCCATCACGCATACGGATGACGTGCTGCCCAACTTCCACGAGAAGTTCTGGACCAACAGCTATCAGCCGTTTGCCGAGTACGAGTGGCACGCGACGAACAGGCTGAACGTGACCGCCGGCTTCAAGTGGGCGCACTACAACCAGAGCCTGAAGCAGTATGCAGATAATGGCAACACAGTGGGTAGTCTGAACGGCGCAGCGTTTGTGACTAACTCCGGAAGCTATAACAGCTACCTGCCCAGCGTGGATGCGAACTATCGCATCAAACCAAACTGGAGCGTGTACGGACAGTACTCGACCGGTTCGGTCATTCCTCCAAGCTCGGTCTTTGATGTGACGGGTTCTGTCGTGACGAAGCTGCCGAAGCCGACCGGTGCCAATAGCTATCAGGGTGGCACAGTCCTGAAGCTGAGCCGCGCGACGTTGAATGCGGACTATTTCTACATCAACTTCGAGAACGTCTATACGTCTTCGGCCGACCCAAACAACCCGAGCGCGACCTCGTACTTGCAGGGTGGAAACAGCGCGGCGAAGGGCTTCGAGGGTGAAGCTAATGTATATCTCTATAAAGGTCTAAGTCTGTATGCCAACGGTACTGTCGGATCATCGAAGTATGTTTCGCAGACGATCAACGGCGTAGCCAACCCGAACTACGATAAATGGGTAGCGAGCACTCCCGGGGACACAGAGAGCCTGGGACTGACGTATCAGCAGAAGTACCTGGACCTGGGCATCTTCAACAAGCGCATCGGCTCGATGTGGAACGACGGCGGTAAGAAGACCTCTGTCATCAACCAGTATGTGCCGATCGATGCCTTCAATATGACGAACCTGTTCGTCAATTTCACCGTGCGCAAGGGCTCGTTCTTCGACCAGAGCAAGCTGCGGTTCAGCGTCAACAACCTCTTTGACACACGGCAGATCACCAGTCTCACGCCTGTGTCTACGACCTTGCCATACACGCCAAACTCCGGCGATCAGCTGGGTCTGCTGGCTGGACGCAGTGTGACGGTCTCGTTCGTGATTGGCCTGTCACCGCATCACGAGTAA
- a CDS encoding isoaspartyl peptidase/L-asparaginase, translating into MNTSPILLIHGGAWAMPDDAIAAHETGIANALAAGYALLERGASAVDAVEAAVTVMEDDETFDAGRGSFLTRDGRVQLDALLMNGENLRTGGVACVERLKNPIRAARLVLDKSPHVYFVGTGAERFATQHGMSLIDNAELIVPRERERLMAFQKAELEGAVDTTFSGPVGLDKENPAPGFLNSPDPLASHDTVGAVALDSYGHIAAGTSTGGTLSKAPGRVGDSSLIGCGCYADDHSAAVSLTGWGEPIMKLVLGKWAVDRVAAGVSPEEAAQAAIAYLYARLGGHGGIILLDRQGRVGLAHNTPRMAWGLQTVDGTQIGVTRN; encoded by the coding sequence ATGAACACCTCTCCGATTTTGTTGATTCACGGCGGCGCATGGGCGATGCCGGACGATGCGATTGCGGCTCATGAGACCGGGATCGCGAATGCTCTTGCCGCCGGTTATGCGTTGCTCGAACGCGGCGCGAGCGCCGTCGACGCGGTTGAAGCTGCGGTTACTGTGATGGAAGATGATGAGACTTTCGATGCGGGTCGCGGGTCGTTTCTGACGCGCGATGGGCGCGTGCAGCTTGATGCGTTGCTAATGAATGGCGAGAACCTGCGTACAGGCGGTGTTGCCTGCGTCGAGCGGTTGAAGAATCCGATTCGCGCGGCGCGGCTGGTGCTCGACAAGAGCCCGCATGTCTACTTTGTCGGCACCGGCGCGGAGCGGTTTGCGACGCAGCACGGGATGTCGTTGATCGACAATGCGGAGCTGATCGTACCGCGAGAGCGTGAGCGGCTGATGGCCTTTCAGAAGGCCGAGCTTGAAGGCGCGGTGGATACGACATTCTCCGGGCCGGTGGGGCTGGATAAGGAGAATCCGGCGCCAGGTTTTCTGAATTCTCCGGATCCCCTGGCTTCGCACGATACCGTGGGTGCGGTTGCGCTCGACAGTTACGGACATATTGCCGCGGGCACGAGCACAGGAGGTACGTTGTCGAAGGCTCCGGGGCGCGTCGGCGATTCGTCACTGATCGGTTGCGGCTGCTATGCGGACGATCATTCCGCGGCCGTATCTTTGACGGGCTGGGGCGAGCCGATCATGAAGCTGGTGTTAGGCAAATGGGCGGTCGATCGCGTTGCCGCGGGCGTCTCTCCTGAGGAGGCGGCGCAGGCTGCAATCGCCTATCTCTATGCTCGGCTTGGCGGGCATGGTGGGATCATTCTGCTTGATCGACAAGGTCGTGTTGGGCTTGCGCACAATACGCCGCGCATGGCCTGGGGACTGCAGACGGTGGATGGGACGCAGATTGGCGTTACGCGGAACTGA
- a CDS encoding alpha-L-fucosidase, which yields MAGVTRRSLLKGAAMAAAATRIPGAMAQGTNVVMPGKFQPTWESLKQWRMPEWFRDAKFGIWAHWSAQCVPEQGDWYARRMYMQGDHCYDFHVKNYGHPTKVGFKEIDHMWKAERWEPEKLLDLYVKTGAKYFMALACHHDNLDCFDSTHHAWNTMKVGPKKDIIGTWEKLVRARGLRFSVSNHSSHAWHWFQTAYGYDPEGPLAGQRYDAYTLTKADGKGQWWDGLDPQELYTGRNMVMPDGIKTIAEANAWHKQNDGRWLETVPPANPEFVRTWFLRCKELIDKYKPDMLYLDDEELPLGQAGLDLVAHFYNASAKWHNGETQAVVSAKEYTKEHMGATMLDIERGRAQGIMEAPWQTDTCIGDWHYKRSLYTEHKYKTPEWVAQALVDIVSKNGNLMLNIPVRGDGTIDEDEYKFLDEFGRWMRVHGEGIYGTRPFKIYGEGLPDAADSHNFNENKGRKFDASDIRFTTKGDTLYLFALGWPESGKLKVKSLAKGNTLYPRTIRGVEMLGGKGRLQVTQDADGLEITLPARPADQLSAFGFKVLS from the coding sequence ATGGCGGGAGTGACGCGGCGGTCGTTGTTGAAGGGGGCGGCGATGGCCGCGGCGGCAACCAGGATTCCTGGGGCGATGGCGCAGGGGACCAACGTGGTGATGCCGGGGAAGTTTCAGCCGACGTGGGAGTCGCTGAAGCAGTGGCGGATGCCGGAGTGGTTTCGCGATGCGAAGTTCGGCATCTGGGCGCACTGGAGCGCGCAGTGCGTTCCGGAGCAGGGCGACTGGTATGCGCGGCGCATGTACATGCAGGGCGATCATTGTTACGACTTTCACGTGAAGAACTATGGCCATCCGACGAAGGTGGGTTTCAAAGAGATCGACCACATGTGGAAGGCGGAGCGATGGGAGCCGGAGAAGCTGCTGGATCTGTATGTGAAGACGGGTGCGAAGTACTTCATGGCGCTGGCGTGCCATCACGACAATCTGGATTGTTTCGATTCGACGCATCATGCGTGGAACACGATGAAGGTGGGACCGAAGAAGGACATCATCGGCACGTGGGAGAAGCTGGTGCGCGCGCGGGGGCTGCGGTTCAGTGTGTCGAACCATTCGTCGCATGCGTGGCACTGGTTTCAGACGGCGTATGGCTACGATCCTGAAGGCCCACTGGCGGGTCAGCGCTACGACGCGTACACGCTGACGAAGGCGGATGGCAAAGGCCAGTGGTGGGATGGGCTCGATCCGCAGGAGCTGTATACGGGCAGAAACATGGTGATGCCGGATGGCATCAAGACGATTGCCGAGGCGAATGCGTGGCACAAGCAGAATGACGGACGGTGGCTGGAGACGGTGCCTCCGGCGAACCCGGAGTTTGTGAGGACATGGTTTCTTCGCTGCAAGGAGCTGATCGACAAGTACAAGCCGGACATGCTGTATCTGGACGATGAGGAGCTTCCGCTGGGACAGGCGGGGTTGGACCTGGTGGCGCACTTTTATAACGCGAGCGCGAAGTGGCATAACGGCGAGACGCAGGCAGTGGTGTCGGCGAAGGAGTATACGAAGGAACACATGGGCGCGACGATGCTCGATATCGAGCGTGGCAGGGCGCAGGGCATTATGGAGGCTCCGTGGCAGACGGATACGTGCATCGGCGACTGGCACTACAAGCGTTCGCTGTATACGGAGCACAAGTACAAGACGCCGGAGTGGGTGGCGCAGGCACTGGTCGATATTGTGAGCAAGAACGGCAACCTGATGCTAAATATTCCGGTGCGTGGCGACGGCACGATCGACGAGGACGAGTATAAGTTTCTCGACGAGTTCGGGCGCTGGATGCGCGTGCACGGCGAAGGCATCTACGGCACGCGACCGTTCAAGATCTACGGTGAGGGTTTGCCGGATGCGGCGGATTCGCACAACTTCAACGAGAACAAGGGCAGGAAGTTCGACGCGAGCGATATACGGTTTACGACGAAGGGCGACACGCTGTATCTGTTCGCGCTGGGCTGGCCGGAGAGTGGCAAGCTGAAGGTGAAGTCGTTGGCGAAGGGCAATACGCTGTATCCACGTACGATTCGCGGAGTGGAGATGCTTGGTGGCAAAGGCAGGCTACAAGTGACCCAGGACGCAGATGGGCTGGAGATTACGCTGCCTGCGAGGCCTGCGGATCAGCTGAGTGCGTTTGGGTTCAAGGTGTTGTCGTAA
- a CDS encoding endonuclease III domain-containing protein, producing the protein MRELFPGQAVDDDPSSHRRLTPEEADRLPHIHRLLLGYFGQPEPREPWDPLSQFIYSLLSSRTKTETTYAVVRHLRARFGTWENLRDASLTEIEDAIRDVSFPEQKAVQLKAALEGITARYGSLTLDFLARYRTDKIRAWLEQFPGVGPKTSGAVVNFSTLRRRAMCIDSHHLRVTQRLGLTPRADAATTEERLMRLVPETWTAEMLDEHHQLIKKLGQTICTFTDPKCRQCPLLKLCPYGKRQIAAEEKIEQSNTPRAYREPR; encoded by the coding sequence ATGCGCGAGTTATTTCCGGGGCAGGCAGTGGACGACGATCCGTCGTCGCATCGCCGTCTTACTCCTGAGGAGGCAGATCGTCTGCCGCATATTCATCGGCTGCTGCTCGGCTACTTCGGCCAGCCCGAGCCGCGCGAGCCCTGGGACCCACTCTCGCAGTTCATCTACTCACTGCTCTCTTCGCGCACCAAAACCGAGACAACCTATGCTGTGGTGCGTCATCTGCGGGCACGCTTCGGCACGTGGGAAAACCTGCGCGATGCCTCGCTGACCGAGATCGAAGATGCGATCCGCGACGTAAGCTTTCCCGAGCAAAAGGCCGTGCAGCTGAAGGCGGCGCTCGAAGGCATCACGGCTCGTTACGGTTCGCTGACGCTCGACTTTCTGGCGCGCTACCGCACCGACAAGATCCGTGCATGGCTTGAGCAGTTCCCGGGCGTTGGTCCGAAGACGAGCGGTGCTGTCGTCAACTTCTCGACGCTGCGGCGCAGGGCGATGTGCATCGACTCGCATCATCTACGCGTCACGCAGCGGCTGGGGCTGACACCACGGGCCGATGCGGCGACGACCGAGGAACGCCTGATGCGTCTGGTGCCGGAGACGTGGACGGCGGAGATGCTCGACGAGCATCATCAGCTGATCAAGAAGCTCGGCCAGACGATCTGCACGTTCACCGACCCAAAGTGCCGCCAGTGTCCTCTGTTGAAGCTGTGCCCTTATGGGAAAAGGCAGATCGCAGCCGAGGAAAAGATCGAGCAGAGCAACACGCCGAGGGCCTACCGCGAGCCCCGATAA